One segment of Carya illinoinensis cultivar Pawnee chromosome 1, C.illinoinensisPawnee_v1, whole genome shotgun sequence DNA contains the following:
- the LOC122291878 gene encoding glycosylinositol phosphorylceramide mannosyl transferase 1, with amino-acid sequence MRGSFLSRRTVQRLRQLAIATVGSVKIKLVLCCCIAFTVIALLSRASGFTGWTSPGVGLGRLSAPRKGYAIVMNTWKRYDLLKQSISHYSSCPGLESIHIVWSEPNPPSDSLKKFLDHIVQSNSGIAQQVELKFDVNKEDSLNNRFKEIKDLKADAVFSIDDDVIFPCSSVEFAFSVWQSAPDTMVGFVPRIHWVDQSKVSSDYYVYGGWWSVWWTGTYSMVLSKAAFFHKKYFSLYTNEMSASVREYVTNNRNCEDIAMSFLVANASGAPPIWVKGNIFEIGSTGISSMGGHSERRTQCVNRFVAEFGRMPLVSTSVKAVDGRNVWFW; translated from the exons ATGAGAGGAAGCTTTTTGAGCCGTCGCACAGTACAGAGGCTCCGGCAACTGGCGATCGCCACTGTCGGATCGGTCAAGATCAAGCTCGTCCTCTGCTGCTGCATCGCCTTCACGGTTATCGCGCTTCTGAGTCGTGCTTCGGGTTTTACGGGATGGACCAGTCCCGGTGTTGGTTTGGGACGGTTATCTGCTCCACG GAAAGGATATGCTATTGTAATGAACACATGGAAAAGATATGATCTTTTGAAACAGTCGATTTCTCACTACTCATCATGTCCTGGACTTGAATCTATTCACATTGTCTGGAGTGAGCCCAATCCTCCATCAGATTCTCTTAAGAAATTTCTAGACCACATTGTACAGTCCAACTCTGGGATTGCACAACAAGTTGAACTAAAGTTTGATGTCAACAAGGAAGACAGTTTGAACAATAGATTTAAAGAGATTAAGGATTTGAAGGCAGATGCTGTTTTTTCAATTGACGATGACGTGATATTTCCTTGCTCCTCTGTGGAATTTGCATTTAGTGTTTGGCAAAGTGCACCTGATACAATGGTGGGGTTTGTACCACGTATACATTGGGTTGATCAATCG AAAGTTAGCAGTGATTACTACGTATATGGTGGGTGGTGGTCAGTTTGGTGGACGGGTACATACAGTATGGTACTCTCAAAGGCGGCCTTCTTCCACAAAAAGTATTTCAGTCTGTACACAAATGAAATGTCAGCATCAGTTAGAGAATACGTAACAAATAACAG GAATTGTGAAGATATTGCAATGTCTTTTCTCGTTGCAAATGCCTCAGGTGCTCCCCCTATATGGGTGAAAG GTAATATATTTGAGATTGGTTCAACTGGAATCAGTAGCATGGGAGGCCATAGTGAAAGAAGAACCCAATGCGTCAATAGATTTGTTGCAGAGTTTGGGCGAATGCCTTTAGTGTCTACTTCTGTAAAGGCTGTTGATGGCCGCAATGTCTGGTTTTGGTGA
- the LOC122291912 gene encoding nematode resistance protein-like HSPRO2, which translates to MVDLERMAKTVSSAKSPKLSNKLQVSVPPSFRAAEISAATADVCSNYDNYFRLPELRKLWSSQEFPSWKNESVLKPALQALEISFRFVSTFLSDPRPYTNRREWRLRLESLATSQIEIIANLCDDDEQDGVTRGTAPIVDIRSSNGVLARDGSYAEVWKIPGETTVVSRTSEASLLPRLATWHKSERIAQKILYSIECEMHNCPYTLGLGEPNLASKPNLEYDLVCKPSELHSLKKTPYEHIDNYENQTLYTTHQILESWIYVSQQLLKRITERIENKDFERAASDCYLIERIWKLLADIEDLHLLMDPDDFLRLKNQLSIKSSNEAGPFCFRSKGLVELARHCKDLKHRVPYILGVEVDPMGGPRVQEAAMKIYREKKMEKIHLLQALQSIESAMKRFFYAYKQLLVVVMGSLEASGNRVVVSSDSCDPLSQIFLEPTYFPSLDAAKTFLGDFWNHGR; encoded by the coding sequence ATGGTTGATTTAGAGCGGATGGCAAAGACCGTCTCATCCGCCAAATCCCCCAAACTCTCCAACAAACTCCAAGTCTCCGTTCCGCCATCCTTTCGTGCTGCCGAAATATCCGCCGCTACTGCTGACGTTTGCTCCAATTACGATAACTATTTTCGCCTCCCGGAGCTTCGGAAGCTATGGAGTTCCCAAGAGTTTCCGAGTTGGAAAAACGAATCTGTTTTGAAACCGGCCTTGCAGGCTTTAGAGATTTCATTCCGGTTCGTCTCGACGTTCTTGTCGGATCCGAGGCCGTATACGAACCGGCGCGAGTGGAGGCTGAGGCTCGAGTCGCTCGCAACGTCTCAGATAGAGATCATTGCCAATCTCTGCGACGATGACGAACAAGACGGTGTGACACGTGGAACAGCTCCTATCGTCGATATCAGGTCTTCGAATGGCGTCTTGGCTCGCGATGGGAGCTACGCCGAGGTGTGGAAGATTCCAGGTGAGACGACCGTGGTGAGCCGCACCAGCGAGGCCAGCTTGCTTCCTCGGCTTGCCACGTGGCATAAATCAGAGCGCATCGCGCAGAAGATCCTCTACTCCATCGAGTGCGAGATGCACAATTGTCCATACACTCTTGGTTTGGGAGAGCCAAACCTCGCAAGTAAGCCGAACCTCGAGTACGATCTGGTTTGCAAGCCGAGCGAACTGCACTCTCTAAAGAAGACTCCGTACGAACACATCGACAACTACGAGAACCAGACGCTCTACACCACGCACCAAATCCTGGAGTCGTGGATCTACGTGTCGCAACAGCTCTTGAAGCGAATCACAGAGCGAATCGAAAACAAAGATTTTGAAAGAGCCGCGAGCGATTGCTATCTGATCGAACGGATCTGGAAGCTTCTGGCTGATATCGAGGATTTACACCTCTTGATGGACCCGGACGATTTTCTCAGGCTCAAGAACCAATTGAGCATCAAGTCCTCCAACGAAGCGGGACCGTTTTGCTTCAGATCAAAGGGGCTAGTGGAGCTCGCGAGGCATTGCAAGGATCTGAAGCACAGGGTGCCGTACATTCTCGGTGTTGAGGTTGACCCCATGGGTGGGCCTAGGGTCCAGGAGGCGGCGATGAAGATCTACCgcgagaagaagatggagaagatTCACCTGCTTCAGGCTTTGCAGTCTATTGAGTCGGCTATGAAGAGATTCTTCTACGCGTACAAGCAACTGCTCGTGGTTGTGATGGGGAGCTTGGAGGCGAGCGGGAACCGAGTCGTAGTGAGCTCAGATTCGTGTGACCCGCTGAGTCAGATCTTCCTTGAGCCGACATATTTCCCGAGTTTGGATGCTGCAAAGACGTTTTTGGGGGATTTTTGGAACCATGGACGCTGA